TCCATTTTGTCATCCATAATGATCTTTAAATGTAAACTGAAAACCTACTTTTTTAGTCTGGTTCTTATCTAGTCCTTTGTCCTCCCTTATATACTTCCTTACATCTTGTATCATATATATTGTCTTTgatctattttttaaatataattcagTTCAGTAAATTTCTTTTGGTCTGCTTTTCATCTGTAAAGCACTTTCAATTGTACTTGTACaaaaggtgctatataaataaagtttgatttaATATAGGACTGCTACTAAGGGTTCATTGTTGAATAAACTATCaaccttttaattttttttccttttttagttaatgaaatgccagaaaatagagaaaaatcaCACTTCTCCAGGTGAGgtatttattattagttttgtCAGTGCAACAGTTCACAAACTAAGTAGTAGTCAGGTCTATTGTGCTGTGCTACATTTACTTCATGGCTCAGTCAGATGGATGTATTTTACTGCATCGAGCAGTGAAAGCATGTGCTTTTCAGAAATTTCTGATTTTGCCCACATGTCTTCCCGGTGAGACAGAGTACTTGGTGTGAGtgtctcagactgtgaggaggATCTTCCAGAGTTTTGGCAGAGGTTCTGCTGAAAGTCATCAGGAGACAGCAGATCATACACTTGTTCGGAAATACcagagctggagctgcaggGGCTGTTTGGCCTGATGGGGAGAGGCACAAACTGCTGTGGCAGGGAATATCTCATCActgtaggtaaaaaaaaaacatacaccaCTGATAGGCTCTTTTGACCCAGTCAGTAAgtaaagaaaaatcatttttcacCCGTTGTACCTGACTGGATATAAGATGCCAGGCTGTCTCTCAGGGTGGAGTGGAAGATGGTGTCAGTGTGCATGAAAAGTACTTGTTCTGAGCTCACCATGGCATCATAACAAGACAAATCCTAAAGCCAAGGAAGGAAtcatacaaataataaaaaaaacaggtgaaatataatatatacagtactatCCAGTTTTAGGCAGTTTATAGATGTTTCAGATTCTTATCACACCACACCAGGTGGATGATTGATtggttcattgtgcaggacaacaagcccataaagaagTCCCTaaagttcatgaagaactattttcagaggcaagaagaaccaggagtcctgcagcagatggtctgatccccacagagccctgatctgggcagtgtggagtcagtctgggatcacatgaagagacagaaacactgggacagcctgaatctaccgtagaactgcagcagcttctccaaggtgctgcaaagtaccaggaggtcaaaccagagagaactgctgctggtttaagggccaaggggagagctgcaaatactgattagttttaggtttggttccctttactgcactttgtatgaagttaattgataaataaaaaactacTTATTTTTACTAAAAGTATCCTCTGTGTCTTTTTACTGCCttaaacatttacacagtactgtacataaatatgtaaaaacacataCCTGCTCACCCACACTCTGCATAAATGCTGGAAGTGTTATGTACAGCATCATCTCCAGAATTAATTGAGAACGAAGAGCCAACAGTTCTGCATCCAGGTGCTGTGTATGAGTAGGTGTTTGTATTACATGCATATATGTGCTTgttagtgaaaaacacagaaacagtaacAATCATAAACAACCTGGTTTCTAGTTCAACCAGTGCCACAAGCACTTTTAGAAACTCTATGAATAAATGTCAGTCACCATACAATACACACCTTGACCACTCTGTCTTTGACTCTGCACAGCACCGCTGTGCACTGAGAAGAGTCAAAAGAGAAACATGGATACCTTGAGACCAACCTCCAGAACATCACAGCACAGATATGAACTACCTTGAAGAGAGAGCGAAGAGTGGGGAGGTGTGAAAGGTAGCATGGTACTAAACATGCAGGTCTTTGCCTTAATGTCCTCATAACATGaacatttgtttaattacttTGTAGAGCGCATTCTGAGCTTTGAGTACCAACAGTCTCCAGGTTGCACAGTGGACTCCCCATGTCCCCTGGAACCATGCACGCCCCTCTGAGCTCAGCTCCAGCCTGTCCAGGCACTGCCACATCCTGGTGTCATCAGCTCCAAAGCCACTCAGAGGTCTCAGCACCTTGGATAAAATGCACAGTAGCTTATATTAACGTGTCCCCATGTAATTGATGACAAATGCCACCCTGGTTTTATAGAAGATGGTTGATTAATAACCCACAGagattttcatacatttttcttaataaaaaaacaactgttcatgttttaaaagAAGCATCACATTAACTtccattaaaacatttcatgccACAGGCCATGTAGACATTCAATCACACAGTGAGTTGATTAGCTGCCAGTGAAATAATGAAGTGTGCTAAAGAAGCTATAGAAACATTTCTTCTGTTCCATGAGGGAAACTGTCAAAGATCCTCTCTGGAGTGTTAATGTATGGAAAAAAATCAGGCATCTCGATTGGACATGACCTGTTCAGAACAATTCATTGGCAAAATGCTGAAGAGTAACATCAGTAACAGCAGCATcttaaaacataaagaaaagataaaaacagaaaaaagaaaagaaggtcaaacaaatcagaaggaCTTTACATGATGTTAATGTCCATTGTACCATTTCTTCCATGTCTTTCACTGATCCCAGGTCTATGATGTCATCACAGGTTTCCAGGAAGTATTCCCAGGTGGATGCAAATCCATCATAGATTGGCACGGCCACTTCCTGCAGAGTACGATTGAGCCTTGGGATGATTGTGTGTAGGAGAGATTGTAATATTGGCTCACACATGTCCTCTAGGATGGCAAGAGACGGAGCAACAAAGATCATCAAGATAAGGAGCATAAACTATTTTTTTACCTCTGaattcagacacaaacacacacctgtgatTGTGTGAGCCATGTGGTCTTGCAGCAGAATGGCCTGTTGCAGTCCTGCTGAGATTTGTTTCTCCACATCAGAGTGATAAAATAACAGCTCTTCCTTCAGAGAAGCCACTGCAGCCGTTACATGACGTTTTGCTGTCTTATAGACCTCCGAAAGAAACTGACGGACATGTGCAGTTACACACAAACTATAGGTTAACACGAAGACATATGAATCGCTTGTTTCACTCACTGTGATCCAGGCTTGCTTCCTCCTGCTGTGATGAACAATAATCCTGGGAAAAACCTGCTCCTTGAGGTAGGACATCACTTCTTCCATCAGCACGCTCACCAACACCTGAAGCACAAAGACTTACAGTAGAAGAAGATGACAGACAACAAGGCTAATATCATAGGATGAGAAGTTAAAAAGCATCCATTAACTATACTGTTTATCCTGCAGAAAGAAACAATGCACTAACACATAACAGCATATAACTTTAGTCTGATGACTAGTAGCTTGGTGTAAGATGGCAAAACACTAAGTCAAACAGATTCAATGTTGGTTTGAATTGGACACAGAAGAGAGTCAGGGAGCTTTTGGATACGACATTTggagaacacaaaaaaaattatcCAGATACTAGATTTTCTGATAGTTGATAGCTGATTGTAGCTCACCTCTTCCTCGCTGCCCATTGG
This genomic window from Mastacembelus armatus chromosome 1, fMasArm1.2, whole genome shotgun sequence contains:
- the LOC113128472 gene encoding uncharacterized protein LOC113128472 isoform X1, yielding MGVKLTCHLSPKEEKYISERVADIMEDFAPLYRRHYSSNLLTHTRNKHMDPSEHRPLFQRPDDVARAGIVLEGTLPQYLDGIWTHRHLQVTSDFTVESRDAKEVFKGGWGCKTELVLSGCQICTSTQQHCELVDDMCRHITGKSGGKLACWDCPTAFPVYIQHSYTAPVCLATSSLQEQTQWANILRAAMQHQSLVLWCENSPGSRAFLDAVTSLMKLRGKCQTDINPMGSEEEVLVSVLMEEVMSYLKEQVFPRIIVHHSRRKQAWITFLSEVYKTAKRHVTAAVASLKEELLFYHSDVEKQISAGLQQAILLQDHMAHTITEDMCEPILQSLLHTIIPRLNRTLQEVAVPIYDGFASTWEYFLETCDDIIDLGSVKDMEEMVLRPLSGFGADDTRMWQCLDRLELSSEGRAWFQGTWGVHCATWRLLVLKAQNALYKVVHICAVMFWRLVSRYPCFSFDSSQCTAVLCRVKDRVVKHLDAELLALRSQLILEMMLYITLPAFMQSVGEQDLSCYDAMVSSEQVLFMHTDTIFHSTLRDSLASYIQSVMRYSLPQQFVPLPIRPNSPCSSSSGISEQVYDLLSPDDFQQNLCQNSGRSSSQSETLTPSTLSHREDMWAKSEISEKHMLSLLDAVKYIHLTEP
- the LOC113128472 gene encoding uncharacterized protein LOC113128472 isoform X2 translates to MEDFAPLYRRHYSSNLLTHTRNKHMDPSEHRPLFQRPDDVARAGIVLEGTLPQYLDGIWTHRHLQVTSDFTVESRDAKEVFKGGWGCKTELVLSGCQICTSTQQHCELVDDMCRHITGKSGGKLACWDCPTAFPVYIQHSYTAPVCLATSSLQEQTQWANILRAAMQHQSLVLWCENSPGSRAFLDAVTSLMKLRGKCQTDINPMGSEEEVLVSVLMEEVMSYLKEQVFPRIIVHHSRRKQAWITFLSEVYKTAKRHVTAAVASLKEELLFYHSDVEKQISAGLQQAILLQDHMAHTITEDMCEPILQSLLHTIIPRLNRTLQEVAVPIYDGFASTWEYFLETCDDIIDLGSVKDMEEMVLRPLSGFGADDTRMWQCLDRLELSSEGRAWFQGTWGVHCATWRLLVLKAQNALYKVVHICAVMFWRLVSRYPCFSFDSSQCTAVLCRVKDRVVKHLDAELLALRSQLILEMMLYITLPAFMQSVGEQDLSCYDAMVSSEQVLFMHTDTIFHSTLRDSLASYIQSVMRYSLPQQFVPLPIRPNSPCSSSSGISEQVYDLLSPDDFQQNLCQNSGRSSSQSETLTPSTLSHREDMWAKSEISEKHMLSLLDAVKYIHLTEP